The Paenibacillus yonginensis genome segment TTCTTATTTATCCATATCGTTACATTATGCAGCCGTTAATCAGCATCACCCCATGAGTTTTTCGGAGAGTCTTCCGACCCCACGTGTCGGTTGGGAAACGAGACGCGATAGGCCCCAGTTATAACCCGCTCAAATGCCGCCTCATCGCCAATTTCCGCCTCTTTACACGATGCCTAACGCCGTGTCCAGTAACTCCCGTATAATCTTCGGCGTCTTCTGCCGCATCCAATCGCGCATCTCCATAAACTCCGTCACGCCATGTCATACGCATACCTGCGTTTACATCAATATTCCGTAATCTGGACAAAACAAAAACGCCTCCAATCGTTTTGTTAACGATGAGGCGCTCCGTTAGTCCTGTGTACCTGCGCGTGTGTCCGTTACAGCTACACAGGACCTCCCGCCATTTGACGGGCATTTAACGTTGATTTGACCGTAATTTTCGCGTTATGCCGAGGACCGGGATCGAACCGGTACGGTAGTCACCTACCGCAGGATTTTAAGTCCTGTGCGTCTGCCAATTCCGCCACCCCGGCAGGGATGAAAGGTGTTACCAAACAACTTGCAGCAAGTTTTAATTGATAACAGCGACATTGAAGATAATATCACGCGGACTCCTTGCTTGTCAACCAGCAATTCCAGGTTAAATCCCCAGCCCTTCTTTTTTGGGAAATGCCATGTATGCAAAAGAAGTCCGGTTCACATAATAAGATGGTTATTTTCTCAAAGGAAGGAGACTCCCAAACGGTGAAGATGAAGCTATGGGCTGCTGTCCTTATGGGGATCTTGCTGGTGGCCGTTCAAACTCAAACATCAGCTGCTGCGTCCCCCACCGGGCTGAAAGGACGGGAATATTACGAAGCCCGCGGTGAAATTGTGTGGGAAGTGCCTACAAGCGACAAGGTTGTGGCGCTTACCTTCGATGACGGGCCCGATCCCGTAACTACACCTGCCATCCTCAAGCTGCTGAAGCAATACGATGCGAAAGCGACGTTTTTTGTAGTGGGCCGCCGTGTGGACCAATTTCCGGAAATTTTGCTTGAAGAGAACAAAGACGGGCATGAAATCGGCAATCACACCTACAAGCATACGTATTTTAATTTGAAGAGCAACGTGCCGTCCATGACCGAGGAAATCAGCAAAACAGAGAATTCCGTGCTTGCGCTGACCGGAAAAAGAACAACTTTATTCCGTCCGCCGGGCGGTTACTACAACAGCCAGCTGATCGACTATACCACAACCCACGGCTATCTGGCCGTGTTATGGTCGTGGCACCAGGATACCCGCGACTGGGCCAAGCCGGGAATCTGGAGGATTACCGACAAGGTGCTCAAGAATCTGCACAGCGGCGATATTATCCTGATGCATGATCACGTTGAGAACAGCGTTCAGACGGTCGAAGCGCTGAAGGTCATTTTACCGGAGATCAAAAAACGGGGATACCAGTGTGTGACGGTTACCGAGCTGCTGAAGCACCAGCGGAACGCTGAACCGGTCAAACATGACAACAGCAAAAAAGCGGGGCCTTAAAGGCCTGCCGCTTTTTTGAAGTACCCGTTCATTTGAACCGACTAGCTTTTTATTATAAAAAGAAGGAACGAGTAATGATGACCAACAAGATAAAGAGTACCAGGATAGTCCCTGTAGAAGTCCAGAATGCTCCTGGT includes the following:
- a CDS encoding polysaccharide deacetylase family protein, producing MKLWAAVLMGILLVAVQTQTSAAASPTGLKGREYYEARGEIVWEVPTSDKVVALTFDDGPDPVTTPAILKLLKQYDAKATFFVVGRRVDQFPEILLEENKDGHEIGNHTYKHTYFNLKSNVPSMTEEISKTENSVLALTGKRTTLFRPPGGYYNSQLIDYTTTHGYLAVLWSWHQDTRDWAKPGIWRITDKVLKNLHSGDIILMHDHVENSVQTVEALKVILPEIKKRGYQCVTVTELLKHQRNAEPVKHDNSKKAGP